A genomic segment from Candidatus Poribacteria bacterium encodes:
- a CDS encoding type II toxin-antitoxin system HicB family antitoxin: MKTYAFQVVLEKDKWPDEPDENAVWRAYIPALEHKGASSWGYTQKEALKNLQDAVDLLVEYLLEQGEGSDFESLLAEKEKSSSESGRHIQVSDVPLIAVTV, from the coding sequence ATGAAAACGTATGCATTTCAAGTTGTCTTAGAAAAGGACAAGTGGCCCGATGAACCAGATGAAAACGCTGTCTGGCGGGCGTATATTCCCGCTTTAGAGCATAAAGGTGCATCAAGTTGGGGATATACGCAAAAAGAGGCTCTAAAGAATCTACAAGACGCTGTTGATCTTCTTGTTGAATATCTATTGGAGCAAGGAGAAGGAAGTGATTTTGAGTCGCTATTGGCGGAGAAAGAAAAAAGTTCATCTGAATCCGGCAGACACATTCAGGTCAGCGATGTCCCTTTAATCGCCGTAACAGTCTAA